A region from the Pristiophorus japonicus isolate sPriJap1 chromosome 14, sPriJap1.hap1, whole genome shotgun sequence genome encodes:
- the pigv gene encoding palmitoyltransferase ZDHHC18-A, whose amino-acid sequence MAASDLRSVVHFALCSRILAILFQMVFNSLIPDHKADAFRAPQLHTLSAGDVVLEILFSGFSRWDAQHFLFIAEFGYIYEQNFAFLPLFPASLRVVAETVLWPLQWQLSLHSRLLLATMLLNTVLFVLSAVILYQLGVAVLRDGRLASLSSLLFCLTPASVFMSAAYSESMFALLAFSGMLHLEKGRPLTSCILFALSTAARSNGIVNAGFLLHSQLKHCSLYARPELKVTGKDSRKSWLSLVLRSVLLVAAGTVAIVLPFALFQYYGYLTFCKPDVNPALDIPPALLQLARVKGYRVPDKDGVLPSWCHHRFPIIYSYIQDTYWNVGFLRYYQLRQLPNFLLAFPVVALGVWAAWQYVLADPWYCLQLGLVGRKLKEETERDSKPLSDFHSHRVFVYIVHATALLTFGVCFMHIQVVTRFLASSTPILYWFSAHLLREAEPGHLARDSATSPPPDKFGIIPRNPLTALLRDWRDCSPTTRCVVGYFLLYWLLGLALHCNFLPWT is encoded by the exons ATGGCAGCATCTGACCTCCGTTCGGTCGTGCACTTTGCCCTTTGCTCCAGGATCCTGGCCATCCTTTTCCAG ATGGTGTTTAATTCTCTGATTCCTGACCACAAAGCAGACGCGTTCCGAGCACCCCAACTGCACACTCTGAGCGCTGGCGATGTGGTGCTAGAGATCCTGTTTAGCGGTTTCTCGCGCTGGGACGCACAGCACTTCCTGTTTATAGCGGAATTTGGCTACATCTACGAGCAGAACTTTGCTTTCCTGCCGTTGTTTCCGGCGAGCCTGCGGGTAGTGGCGGAGACGGTGCTCTGGCCCCTCCAATGGCAACTCAGTCTCCACAGTCGGCTGCTGCTCGCCACAATGCTGCTCAACACGGTGCTCTTCGTTCTGTCGGCGGTCATTCTCTACCAGCTGGGGGTGGCTGTGCTCCGGGATGGCAGGCTGGCCTCTCTCTCCAGCCTCCTCTTCTGCCTCACCCCAGCCAGTGTCTTCATGTCTGCAGCCTATTCCGAAAGCATGTTCGCGCTGCTGGCCTTCAGCGGAATGCTGCACCTGGAGAAGGGCCGGCCACTGACAAGCTGTATTCTCTTTGCTTTGTCCACGGCAGCTCGCTCCAACGGAATTGTAAACGCAGGATTTCTGCTTCACTCCCAGCTGAAGCATTGCTCTTTGTATGCAAGACCCGAGCTAAAGGTTACGGGAAAGGACTCTCGCAAGTCGTGGTTAAGTCTCGTCCTtcggtctgtgctgctagtggctgcAGGAACAGTGGCGATCGTGCTGCCCTTTGCACTCTTTCAGTATTACGGATACCTGACGTTCTGTAAACCAGATGTGAATCCAGCCCTGGACATCCCTCCAGCTCTGCTGCAGCTGGCAAGGGTCAAGGGCTATCGTGTGCCGGATAAGGACGGTGTTCTGCCTAGCTGGTGCCATCACCGATTCCCCATCATATACTCTTATATTCAGGACACCTACTGGAATGTGGGCTTCCTGAGATATTACCAGCTCCGCCAGCTGCCCAACTTCCTGCTGGCGTTCCCGGTTGTGGCTTTGGGAGTGTGGGCGGCCTGGCAGTATGTGCTTGCTGATCCCTGGTATTGTCTACAGCTGGGTCTGGTGGGCAGAAAGCTGAAGGAAGAGACTGAAAGGGACAGCAAACCACTATCTGACTTCCATAGTCATCGAGTGTTTGTCTACATCGTTCACGCGACAGCACTGCTGACATTTGGCGTCTGCTTCATGCACATCCAG GTTGTGACCAGATTCCTCGCCTCCTCCACTCCCATCCTGTACTGGTTCTCTGCTCACCTGCTCCGAGAAGCGGAGCCTGGACATTTGGCTCGCGACTCTGCTACCTCACCTCCTCCTGACAAGTTTGGGATAATTCCCAGAAACCCGCTCACTGCTCTGCTGCGGGATTGGAGGGACTGCAGTCCGACTACGCGCTGCGTTGTCGGATATTTCTTGCTGTACTGGCTCCTCGGACTCGCTCTGCATTGTAACTTTCTCCCATGGACCTGA